In one window of Bemisia tabaci chromosome 6, PGI_BMITA_v3 DNA:
- the LOC109041522 gene encoding uncharacterized protein isoform X2 translates to MSTAKGVWNLRTRVSQPNVSAVLSGLSQEAELKTVSPKVNSCCSCNCVGSVLPQLISKLETLDSNIQQLKTLLVQNHQNPLYNFQGTSTPPPPPPPPPPPPPPLPGGQMTPTWEQLKGGDKKEADKKSDGIRRPPITVEDLRAVTLRKTPQQSKERKLNVDPRCPVVNLEMLRSVKLRSRRRLNSSGSQSLKSITTKSSRERSDTVSRSLNTGSDYGDDSLQKQTACEADSSSG, encoded by the exons ATGAGCACTGCCAAG GGTGTCTGGAATTTGCGGACCAGAGTATCTCAGCCGAATGTAAGTGCTGTTCTCTCAGGATTATCGCAAGAGGCGGAGCTAAAGACTGTGTCTCCCAAAGTAAATTCGTGCTGTTCTTGTAATTGTGTCGGATCAGTCTTGCCCCAACTGATTTCAAAACTGGAAACTCTGGATTCAAATATTCAGCAACTCAAAACACTTTTAGTGCAGAACCATCAGAATCCATTGTACA ACTTCCAAGGGACATCCACACCGCCTCCTCCGCcaccaccccctcctcccccacccccgcccctccctgGCGGGCAAATGACACCCACATGGGAGCAGCTCAAGGGAGGAGATAAGAAAGAGGCGGACAAGAAGAGTGATGGAATAAGGAGGCCTCCTATTACGGTTGAAGATCTCAGGGCTGTGACGTTGCGCAAAACCCCGCAGCAAAGT AAAGAGCGAAAACTAAATGTAGACCCTCGCTGCCCAGTTGTCAATTTAGAAATGCTGCGTTCCGTGAAGTTACGGTCGAGACGCAGGCTAAATAGCAGCGGAAGTCAAAGTTTGAAATCCATCACAACCAAATCTTCCAG AGAAAGAAGTGACACAGTTAGCCGAAGTTTGAACACAGGAAGCGACTACGGAGATGATAGTCTTCAAAAACAAACAGCGTGTGAAGCCGATTCCTCCTCTGGGTGA